The following proteins come from a genomic window of Gammaproteobacteria bacterium:
- the gspL gene encoding type II secretion system protein GspL, with product MRVKLFIRFNPSSPDEVDWLRMDESARHDLAVHHDPLPDIAAAAAACRVILLVPGAEVLLTSAAVPGGNRQKIASAVPYALEEQLASDVDNLHFALGERRDDGRISAAVAVKTQLDAWLERLRQAGIEPDAVVPDILALPWASGTWTVLMDGDRALVRTARQAGFVADGDNLDTLLRLALNEAGDARPERIRIIHPLAAPAQSENSPSELSYDLDVTVDTETVGEPVFAILCRGYDEPDALNMLQGAYSRREQLGKLWRPWRPVAALAAVLLLIQGSMMVTDYMRLNSERQVLAQQIEQVYLQTFPDARKVVNARVQMEERLKELRGGGADEAGFMGLLADIGPGLKETPSVEVQRISYNEGKIDLALLIADLQSLDKLKQRLTTQRGLNVDIQSAASRDGRVEALLQIKGKAS from the coding sequence ATGCGCGTGAAATTATTTATACGCTTTAATCCATCCAGCCCGGACGAGGTGGACTGGCTACGTATGGACGAATCGGCCAGGCATGATCTCGCTGTGCATCACGATCCCCTGCCGGACATCGCCGCCGCTGCGGCAGCCTGCCGTGTCATCCTGCTGGTGCCGGGCGCGGAGGTGCTGCTGACCAGCGCTGCCGTGCCGGGCGGCAACCGCCAGAAAATCGCCAGTGCCGTGCCTTATGCGCTGGAAGAACAACTGGCCAGCGATGTCGATAACCTGCACTTCGCGCTGGGCGAGCGCCGCGACGACGGACGTATCAGTGCTGCGGTGGCGGTCAAGACGCAACTCGACGCGTGGCTGGAACGCCTGCGACAGGCCGGCATCGAGCCGGATGCCGTCGTGCCGGATATCCTGGCGCTGCCTTGGGCCAGCGGGACATGGACGGTACTCATGGACGGGGACAGGGCGCTGGTGCGCACCGCGCGTCAGGCCGGCTTCGTGGCCGATGGCGACAATCTCGACACGCTGCTGCGGCTGGCGTTGAATGAGGCGGGTGACGCACGGCCTGAACGGATCCGCATTATTCACCCGCTGGCCGCTCCTGCGCAGTCGGAAAACAGCCCATCCGAACTGTCGTATGACTTGGACGTGACTGTCGACACCGAAACCGTTGGTGAACCCGTCTTCGCCATACTCTGCCGTGGTTATGACGAGCCAGACGCCCTCAACATGCTGCAGGGCGCATACAGCCGCCGCGAGCAACTGGGCAAGCTATGGCGGCCTTGGCGGCCTGTAGCCGCCCTGGCGGCGGTATTGCTGCTTATCCAGGGCAGCATGATGGTGACTGACTACATGCGCCTCAACAGCGAGCGGCAAGTCCTGGCGCAACAAATCGAGCAGGTTTATCTGCAAACCTTCCCTGATGCGCGCAAGGTGGTCAATGCGCGCGTGCAGATGGAGGAGCGTCTGAAGGAGTTGCGGGGTGGTGGCGCGGATGAGGCTGGTTTCATGGGGCTGCTCGCCGATATCGGCCCAGGCCTCAAGGAAACCCCCAGTGTGGAAGTGCAGCGCATCAGCTATAACGAAGGAAAAATCGACCTCGCCCTGCTCATCGCTGATCTGCAAAGCCTGGACAAGCTCAAGCAGCGACTGACAACGCAACGCGGATTGAATGTCGACATCCAGTCCGCTGCCAGCCGCGACGGCAGGGTGGAAGCACTGCTCCAGATCAAGGGTAAGGCATCATGA
- a CDS encoding type II secretion system protein M, which produces MKAWFASLDPRERNALILGGALLILILAYVLLWQPFSTRAARLEQTVQEQRALKQWMQNAALEAQRLRMTQVPASMRAGMGGQSLLAVVDQAARKDRLGAVLKRIEPEGTSIVRVWFEQAIFDDVLLWLGDLQNSYGVRITSISIDHQDGSAGSVNARVELEGGG; this is translated from the coding sequence ATGAAGGCATGGTTCGCAAGCCTCGATCCGCGCGAGCGCAACGCCCTGATCCTCGGCGGCGCACTGCTTATCCTGATTCTGGCCTATGTCCTGCTGTGGCAGCCGTTCAGCACGCGCGCCGCACGGCTGGAGCAGACCGTCCAGGAACAGCGGGCGCTCAAGCAGTGGATGCAAAACGCCGCTCTGGAAGCGCAACGCCTGCGGATGACCCAGGTGCCGGCGAGCATGAGGGCAGGCATGGGCGGGCAGTCGCTGCTCGCAGTGGTGGATCAGGCAGCCCGCAAAGACCGGCTGGGCGCGGTACTCAAGCGCATTGAGCCGGAAGGTACCAGCATCGTGCGCGTCTGGTTTGAGCAGGCCATCTTTGACGATGTGCTGCTGTGGCTGGGTGATCTGCAAAATAGCTACGGCGTGCGCATCACCAGCATCAGCATCGACCATCAAGACGGCAGCGCTGGTTCGGTCAACGCCCGCGTAGAGCTGGAAGGTGGCGGATAA
- a CDS encoding type II secretion system protein N, which yields MKSFRFSGFQLGAVRAFAFIARAWRYAAFALLIYLAFLLITMPAARAYALLKERIAPLQLYELEGTAWSGKAALAVAGARQFQAVSWHVHPWALLLGHTEVALDFDEAGRHTQAVAGRTLGGGIYLRDIETRLPATALENMLNISGTGLDGTLNIALAEVAFADKKLSTVNGTLTWSNAGLMSPKTALGNFVMTLETSGQEIKGVLKDSPGSPLRAEGLLRLKPDGAYQFTGNLSLRDPGRPDLEQALRFFGSPGPGGKVAISTQGMMPLPL from the coding sequence ATGAAATCCTTCCGCTTTAGCGGGTTTCAACTGGGTGCAGTGCGCGCTTTTGCTTTTATAGCTCGCGCCTGGCGCTATGCCGCATTCGCGCTGCTGATCTATCTGGCATTTCTGCTGATCACAATGCCCGCCGCGCGCGCCTATGCGCTGCTCAAGGAGCGAATCGCCCCGCTCCAGCTTTATGAACTTGAGGGTACGGCATGGTCAGGAAAAGCGGCGCTGGCGGTAGCAGGTGCGCGACAATTTCAGGCGGTGAGTTGGCATGTTCATCCATGGGCGCTGCTGCTGGGGCACACTGAAGTTGCCCTGGACTTTGACGAGGCGGGCCGCCACACACAGGCTGTCGCCGGGCGCACGCTGGGCGGTGGCATCTACCTGCGCGACATTGAAACCCGCCTGCCCGCAACAGCGCTGGAAAACATGCTGAATATCAGCGGCACCGGCCTGGACGGCACGCTGAACATCGCCCTGGCGGAGGTCGCGTTTGCGGACAAAAAATTGTCTACGGTAAATGGCACGCTCACTTGGAGCAACGCCGGCCTGATGTCGCCCAAAACCGCGCTGGGCAATTTCGTAATGACGCTGGAGACCAGCGGCCAGGAGATTAAAGGCGTGCTCAAGGACAGCCCCGGCAGCCCGCTGCGCGCCGAAGGTCTGTTGCGCCTCAAGCCCGATGGCGCTTATCAATTCACCGGCAACCTGTCCCTGCGCGACCCCGGACGCCCCGACCTGGAACAGGCCCTGCGCTTCTTCGGCAGTCCCGGCCCGGGAGGCAAGGTAGCCATCTCGACGCAGGGGATGATGCCGTTGCCTCTGTGA
- the ald gene encoding alanine dehydrogenase, with translation MLIGLPKEIKDDENRVGMTPGVVQTLSRRGHRVLVQRGAGLGSGIMDGEYHAAGGEIVPNAAAAWSAQMVVKVKEPIASEYAFLRQDLTLFTCLHLAANRTLTERMLASGVTGIAYETVTTSNGHLPLLAPMSEVAGRMATQVGAICLEKHMGGRGVLLGGVPGVSPGQVAILGGGVVGLNAARIAVGMGAQVTILDTRHERLQYLDDIFMGRLQTRTSNETNIEDAVFHADLVIGAVLIAGHRAPWLVTRDMLQGMRPGSVIVDVSVDQGGCVETTHPTTHHDPTYIVDGVVHYCVANMPGAVPRTSTFALVNQTLPYIIALADIGLSALRGDAALRAGLNTHAGALTCRGVAESLGMPYTEVETALKV, from the coding sequence ATGCTTATCGGCCTTCCCAAAGAGATCAAAGACGACGAAAACCGGGTTGGGATGACGCCCGGCGTGGTGCAAACACTCTCCCGCCGCGGTCACCGCGTTTTAGTGCAAAGAGGCGCGGGTTTGGGGAGCGGCATCATGGATGGCGAATATCATGCCGCGGGTGGCGAAATTGTGCCCAACGCTGCGGCGGCGTGGTCAGCGCAGATGGTTGTGAAGGTGAAGGAGCCGATTGCGTCCGAATACGCCTTTTTGCGCCAGGATCTCACGCTTTTCACCTGCCTGCACCTGGCCGCCAATCGCACGCTGACCGAGCGCATGCTGGCGTCAGGCGTTACCGGCATTGCCTATGAAACCGTGACGACCTCCAACGGTCATCTTCCCCTGCTTGCGCCGATGAGCGAAGTGGCTGGACGCATGGCTACTCAGGTGGGTGCAATCTGCCTTGAGAAGCATATGGGCGGACGTGGTGTACTGCTAGGCGGAGTGCCGGGGGTATCGCCGGGGCAGGTGGCGATTCTGGGCGGTGGCGTGGTGGGCCTCAACGCGGCCAGAATCGCCGTGGGCATGGGTGCGCAGGTAACCATCCTCGACACGCGCCACGAGCGTCTGCAATATCTGGATGACATTTTCATGGGACGGCTGCAGACCCGCACCAGCAACGAGACAAATATCGAAGATGCCGTGTTCCATGCCGACCTGGTGATCGGCGCGGTACTGATCGCCGGCCACCGCGCACCGTGGCTGGTAACGCGCGACATGCTGCAGGGCATGCGCCCCGGCAGTGTGATTGTGGATGTCTCGGTCGACCAGGGCGGCTGCGTGGAAACCACCCATCCCACCACCCATCATGATCCCACGTATATCGTCGACGGCGTGGTGCATTACTGCGTTGCCAACATGCCGGGTGCGGTGCCGCGCACCAGCACGTTTGCGCTGGTCAATCAGACTTTGCCTTACATCATTGCGCTGGCGGACATCGGCTTGAGCGCCTTACGCGGCGACGCAGCCTTGCGCGCGGGGCTCAATACCCATGCTGGCGCACTAACCTGTCGTGGCGTAGCGGAGAGCTTGGGGATGCCTTATACAGAGGTGGAGACGGCACTCAAAGTGTAA
- a CDS encoding type IV pilus secretin PilQ: MIQESKMVNTFKTPIGAPRHTRISIRTAGMNILMGLFLIHGAATAADTRPAPSTSMNAVSFSSLPGNQVQIKFALSSPVTQPLSFSTDNPARIAFDFPDTANKISPKNQPVGLGMVKSINTVEVNGRTRAVLNLVKMAPYETRTEGSNFYVTLKEDNANPAMANAAQGATGATSSAPAHDISKIDFQRGPKGEGRVIANLSDPATVVDVRKEGGKIIVDFSNTRLPPNLEQRLDVTDFATPVQNIETSAQGRNVRMVISAAGNYDHIAYQADTRFTIEVKGISKEEQDIKEKQQPTYKGERLSLNFQNIEVRAVLQIIADFTKLNMVTSDTVTGNLTLRLQNVPWDQALDIVLKSKGLAMRQTGNVILVAPSEEVSAREKQELESKKQIEELEPLRSELIQINYAKAADLANILKSKENSLLTKDRGNVTIDERTNALLVQDVADKLAEIRRLLVKLDVPIRQVLIEARVVIANDTFSKDLGVRFGASGVKANGNNGVITTSGSAAGTDTVVSSALGNLQSSGQPFPVGMPSLPNRLNVNFPVLNPSAGRLALAILGSDYLLDLELSAMQAEGRGEVVSSPRVITADRKEATIKQGTQIAYIRPGGIGGTSTVEFKDALLSLKVKPQITPDNHIIMDLLVTKDTVGQILNGVPSIDKKEVSTQVLIANGETVVLGGVYETVRSKKVTGIPFLSELPGIGYLFRNTGNVDDKVELLIFVTPKVVNDAVSVR, translated from the coding sequence ATGATTCAGGAATCAAAAATGGTTAATACCTTCAAAACACCCATCGGCGCACCGAGGCACACCAGGATATCTATCCGCACCGCCGGAATGAATATCCTCATGGGTCTTTTCTTGATCCATGGCGCCGCCACTGCCGCCGACACACGTCCGGCACCGTCCACTTCGATGAACGCAGTGAGCTTTTCATCGCTACCGGGAAATCAGGTGCAGATCAAATTCGCACTTTCCTCTCCCGTCACGCAACCGCTTAGCTTTAGCACAGATAATCCGGCGCGCATAGCTTTTGATTTTCCTGACACTGCCAACAAGATCAGTCCAAAAAATCAGCCTGTCGGACTGGGCATGGTCAAAAGCATCAACACCGTTGAAGTCAATGGACGTACCCGTGCGGTACTTAACCTTGTCAAGATGGCGCCTTATGAAACCCGCACTGAGGGCAGCAACTTCTATGTAACATTAAAAGAAGACAACGCAAATCCGGCAATGGCAAACGCCGCCCAGGGCGCCACTGGAGCGACCTCCTCAGCACCAGCTCATGACATAAGCAAGATTGATTTCCAGCGCGGCCCCAAAGGCGAAGGCCGCGTAATAGCGAACCTGTCTGACCCTGCCACCGTAGTAGACGTGCGTAAAGAGGGCGGAAAAATCATCGTCGATTTTTCGAATACGCGTTTACCGCCAAATCTTGAACAACGCCTTGATGTAACGGATTTCGCCACGCCTGTGCAAAATATCGAAACTTCGGCGCAGGGCAGAAACGTGCGGATGGTTATCTCCGCAGCGGGAAATTATGATCACATTGCCTATCAAGCCGATACACGATTCACCATCGAGGTAAAAGGCATCTCCAAAGAAGAGCAAGACATCAAGGAAAAGCAACAGCCTACCTACAAAGGTGAAAGACTCTCGCTCAACTTCCAGAACATTGAGGTGCGCGCAGTCCTGCAAATTATCGCCGACTTTACCAAGCTGAATATGGTCACCAGCGATACTGTCACCGGCAATCTGACATTGCGGCTGCAAAACGTACCTTGGGACCAGGCGTTGGATATCGTACTCAAAAGCAAGGGCCTGGCAATGCGTCAAACGGGCAATGTGATTCTCGTAGCGCCCAGCGAGGAAGTTTCGGCGCGTGAAAAACAGGAGCTGGAATCCAAGAAACAGATAGAGGAGCTGGAACCCCTGCGTTCCGAACTGATTCAGATCAATTACGCCAAGGCGGCAGACCTTGCGAATATCCTGAAATCAAAAGAAAATTCACTTCTTACCAAAGATCGCGGCAACGTTACCATCGACGAACGCACCAACGCCTTGTTGGTGCAGGATGTCGCCGACAAGCTGGCGGAAATCCGCAGGCTTCTTGTCAAGCTGGATGTGCCAATACGCCAAGTGCTGATTGAGGCACGGGTTGTCATCGCCAACGACACCTTCAGCAAGGATCTGGGCGTACGCTTCGGGGCCAGCGGGGTGAAAGCCAATGGCAATAACGGCGTCATCACCACCTCGGGAAGCGCTGCCGGTACGGACACTGTTGTGTCGAGTGCCTTGGGAAACCTGCAGTCGAGCGGCCAGCCCTTCCCCGTAGGTATGCCGTCTCTGCCAAACCGGTTAAACGTAAATTTCCCGGTACTCAATCCCTCGGCAGGCAGGCTGGCGCTCGCCATCCTGGGATCCGATTATCTGCTTGATCTGGAGTTGTCTGCCATGCAAGCCGAAGGGCGCGGCGAGGTTGTATCTAGCCCGCGAGTCATTACCGCCGACCGCAAAGAGGCGACCATCAAGCAGGGTACCCAAATCGCATACATTCGCCCGGGCGGCATAGGTGGTACATCGACCGTGGAGTTCAAGGATGCGCTGCTTAGCCTCAAGGTAAAGCCGCAAATCACCCCGGATAATCATATCATTATGGACCTGCTGGTCACCAAAGACACGGTGGGGCAAATACTCAATGGCGTGCCCAGTATCGACAAAAAGGAAGTCAGTACCCAAGTTCTGATTGCCAATGGCGAAACCGTGGTGCTGGGCGGGGTTTACGAGACAGTGCGCAGCAAGAAAGTCACCGGAATTCCCTTCCTCAGCGAGCTGCCCGGTATTGGCTACTTGTTCAGAAATACCGGAAACGTGGACGACAAGGTCGAGCTGTTGATCTTTGTCACGCCAAAGGTTGTGAATGATGCTGTGAGCGTGCGTTGA
- a CDS encoding pilus assembly protein PilP has translation MSYARLRNRTAALTMTAFLLAACSTDHVEDLRQYVAQVKAKHKGPIEKMPKIEPFVPYEYQANDRRDPFGPTSAKAVPGAASSAPAVELDSTRRKEPLEGFPLDALKMTGTLERGGERWVIIKASDGNVYWVKRGNYIGQNNGKITQITDTKTEFIEVVPDGMGGWQENSTSLVMAE, from the coding sequence GTGAGCTACGCAAGGCTGCGCAACCGCACGGCTGCATTAACAATGACCGCCTTTTTGTTGGCGGCATGCAGCACCGATCATGTCGAGGATTTGCGCCAATATGTTGCGCAGGTCAAGGCCAAGCACAAAGGCCCCATAGAAAAGATGCCCAAAATCGAGCCATTCGTTCCCTATGAGTACCAGGCAAACGACCGGCGCGACCCCTTTGGCCCAACATCGGCAAAAGCTGTCCCAGGAGCCGCCTCCAGCGCTCCCGCCGTCGAGCTTGATAGCACACGCCGCAAAGAGCCGCTTGAAGGATTTCCGCTAGACGCGCTGAAAATGACGGGGACACTGGAGCGTGGCGGCGAAAGATGGGTGATCATCAAGGCTTCCGACGGGAATGTTTATTGGGTAAAGCGCGGCAACTATATTGGCCAGAATAACGGGAAAATCACCCAGATCACCGATACCAAAACCGAGTTCATTGAAGTAGTGCCTGACGGGATGGGGGGTTGGCAGGAAAATTCAACATCTCTGGTAATGGCCGAATAA
- a CDS encoding type 4a pilus biogenesis protein PilO, translating into MKISDLSQLDFNNVGKWPLPTKVAAIAIVCVVVLAAGFWFDTQEQIKVLGQAEEKEKELKSVFEQKQNKAANLDVYRKQLVDIKKSFGTMLRQLPGKTEVEGLIDDVSQKGINSGLQFDLFKPEQESPVEFYAELPIKIRVAGNYNEFGDFVSGVAALPRIVTLHDISITPLSGNKDSKDKKDLKGSLVMEATAKTYRYLEEESK; encoded by the coding sequence ATGAAAATCTCCGACTTGAGTCAACTGGACTTCAACAATGTTGGCAAGTGGCCCCTGCCCACCAAGGTGGCGGCGATAGCGATTGTGTGCGTCGTCGTGCTTGCCGCTGGCTTTTGGTTTGATACGCAGGAACAGATCAAAGTGCTGGGACAAGCCGAGGAAAAAGAAAAGGAATTAAAAAGTGTCTTCGAGCAAAAACAAAACAAGGCCGCCAATCTTGATGTTTACCGGAAGCAACTGGTGGACATCAAAAAATCCTTCGGCACCATGCTGCGCCAGTTGCCCGGAAAAACAGAGGTGGAAGGTCTGATAGACGACGTATCACAGAAAGGGATCAATAGCGGACTGCAATTTGATCTTTTCAAGCCAGAACAGGAATCCCCCGTTGAGTTTTATGCGGAATTGCCGATAAAAATCAGGGTAGCGGGAAACTACAATGAATTTGGCGATTTCGTGAGCGGGGTCGCCGCCTTGCCTCGTATCGTCACGCTGCACGACATATCCATAACTCCCTTATCGGGAAACAAAGACAGCAAAGACAAAAAAGATCTGAAGGGCTCATTGGTTATGGAAGCAACCGCAAAAACCTATCGCTACCTCGAGGAGGAATCGAAGTGA
- a CDS encoding PilN domain-containing protein produces MARKESKRQFISIGIGAVLLMGLVIFYAHIHMSGMIDNQNSRNTFLEEETVRIDNQIKEIKNLETEKNNLLARMNVIQQLQARRSQIVHIFDEIEKTLPAGVYLTGMKQEKGDLVLNGVAESNGDVSSFMRNLEASDWFESPWLEVIQSINKSPDKTAEKTKETRYNNQFTLHVKQTGSNEGDKEEKDKKDKENKKK; encoded by the coding sequence ATGGCGCGCAAGGAAAGCAAACGGCAATTCATCTCGATTGGAATTGGCGCAGTACTGCTGATGGGGCTGGTGATTTTTTACGCCCACATACATATGTCCGGCATGATTGACAATCAAAACTCCAGGAACACATTCCTGGAGGAAGAAACGGTGCGTATCGACAATCAGATCAAAGAAATAAAAAATCTGGAGACAGAAAAAAACAATCTTCTTGCTCGCATGAATGTCATTCAACAATTACAAGCCCGGCGCTCTCAAATTGTCCACATCTTTGATGAAATCGAAAAGACGTTGCCTGCGGGAGTTTATTTGACAGGTATGAAACAGGAGAAAGGAGATCTCGTTTTAAATGGCGTGGCGGAATCAAACGGCGACGTCTCTTCCTTTATGCGCAACCTTGAGGCATCCGACTGGTTTGAGTCCCCTTGGCTGGAAGTCATCCAATCCATCAACAAGTCACCTGACAAGACCGCCGAAAAAACCAAAGAAACGCGCTACAACAATCAGTTCACTCTTCACGTCAAGCAGACCGGCAGTAATGAGGGTGACAAAGAAGAAAAGGACAAAAAAGACAAGGAGAACAAAAAGAAATGA
- a CDS encoding pilus assembly protein PilM codes for MLKFPGRKSPTLLGLDISSTSVKVLELSQSGTRYRVESYAVVPLPPNAVVEKSVADVEAVGAAISRVVKRAGVRCKNVAIAVAGSAVITKIISMPASLSEDEIASQIEVEADQYIPYPLEEVNLDFVVLGPSEKKPDTVDVLLAASRSENVEVRVTAAELGGLTTKVVDIESYALEAAIALLGQQLPDAGIGKTIAVVDVGATMTTLTVLYNARIIYTREQVFGGKQLTDEIQQRYGLSYEEAGLAKKQGGLPDDYIPDVLTPFKEAMVQQVSRSLQFFFSSSHYNSVDHVVLAGGCAAIPGLDEMIEDKIGTTTSVANPFINMTLASKVNAQALSSDAPALMIACGLAMRSFDQ; via the coding sequence ATGCTGAAATTTCCCGGAAGAAAATCGCCAACCCTACTCGGGCTCGATATCAGCTCTACATCGGTCAAGGTACTGGAGTTAAGCCAAAGTGGCACGCGCTATCGCGTCGAAAGCTACGCGGTTGTACCCTTGCCACCCAATGCCGTAGTTGAAAAAAGCGTTGCCGATGTCGAAGCTGTCGGCGCCGCCATCAGTCGCGTGGTCAAACGCGCGGGAGTCCGCTGCAAAAACGTGGCTATCGCGGTTGCCGGTTCGGCGGTGATCACAAAAATCATCTCCATGCCCGCCTCCCTCTCGGAGGACGAGATTGCCAGCCAAATCGAGGTGGAGGCCGACCAGTACATCCCCTACCCGCTGGAAGAGGTCAATCTCGACTTCGTAGTGCTGGGTCCCTCGGAGAAAAAACCCGACACCGTGGATGTGTTGCTTGCCGCATCGCGCAGCGAAAATGTTGAAGTGCGCGTGACGGCAGCCGAACTGGGTGGGCTTACAACCAAGGTGGTGGATATAGAATCCTACGCCCTGGAAGCAGCGATTGCCCTGCTCGGACAACAGCTTCCCGATGCCGGGATTGGCAAAACCATTGCCGTGGTTGACGTGGGCGCCACCATGACCACCCTTACCGTGCTATACAACGCCAGAATTATCTATACACGGGAGCAGGTGTTCGGCGGCAAACAACTGACTGACGAGATTCAGCAACGTTACGGCCTGTCCTACGAAGAAGCCGGCCTTGCGAAGAAGCAGGGCGGATTGCCTGACGACTATATTCCCGATGTTCTGACGCCATTCAAGGAAGCCATGGTGCAACAGGTCAGCCGTTCCTTGCAGTTCTTCTTTTCTTCCAGCCATTACAACAGCGTGGATCACGTGGTGCTCGCTGGCGGCTGCGCGGCGATACCCGGATTGGATGAGATGATCGAGGACAAGATAGGCACCACTACCTCCGTCGCCAATCCATTCATAAACATGACATTAGCCTCAAAGGTCAATGCTCAGGCGCTCAGCAGTGACGCACCGGCGCTGATGATCGCCTGCGGTCTTGCAATGAGGAGCTTTGACCAATGA